The Haloterrigena turkmenica DSM 5511 genome includes the window CGTTCGCCGCCGAAGGGTTGGACGTGCTCGTCACTGCACCTCGGTCGCGGAACGCGGCGGAACTGTTCGACCGCGCCGGCGAACTCCTGGAGACGCTCGAGGCCGACGCGACGATCGACGGTCGGACGATCGAGACGGGTTCCGGCGGTCGCGTTCGGTTCCTCGAGCCGTCGACGGCCGTCGAGCGGATCGAATCGGCGGCCGATGGCGACGGCACCGGCCCCGCCGATATCGTCGTCGTCGACGAGGCCGCCGCGCTCCCGGTCTCGGTCCTCGAGTCGCTGCTGGCGGCCGACCGCGTCGCCTTCGCGACGACGATCCACGGCTACGAGGGGGCGGGCCGGGGGTTCTCGGTCCGGTTCCGGGACCGGCTCGCCGAGAGCGATCACGAGGTGGTCGACCGCACGCTCGTCGAACCCATTCGGTACGCCGCCGGCGACCCCGTCGAGGTCTGGGCCTTCCGCGCGCTGTTGCTCGACGCGCGCCCGCCGGTCGAGCCGCTGGTCGCCGACGCGAGACCCGAGACTGTCGCGTACCACAGCCTCGAGCCCGACGACCTCCTCGCGGACGACCGCCTCCTGCGGGAGGCCTTCGGCTTACTCGTGCTCGCCCACTACCGTACCGAGCCCAACGACCTCGCGAGGCTGCTCGACGCGCCCAACCTCGAGGCCCGCGCGCTGGTCCACCGCCCGGACGGGGCGGACGGGGAGCCGGGTGACGGTCGCGGAGACGGCCACGTCGTCAGCGTCGCCCTGCTGGCCCGCGAGGGGAATCTCCCGCCCGAGACGCGCGCGATGATGTACGAGGGCGGCCGGGTTCGGGGGAACATGCTCCCGGACGTCCTCACGAGCCAGTTGCGCGATGAGGACGCCGGCAAGCCGGCCGGGCTGCGCGTCGTCCGGATCGCGACCCATCACGCGGCCCGCTCTCGAGGGCTGGGTTCGCACCTGCTCGAGCGCGTTCGCGAGGAGTTTACCGACGGCCTCGAGGCGGACGACAACGGCGACGAGATAGACTGGCTCGGCACCGGTTTCGGCGCCACGCCCGGCCTGCTCGAGTTCTGGCGCGAGAACGGTTACCGGACCGTCCACGTCTCGACGACGCGCAACGACGCCAGCGGCGAGTACTCGGCGCTCATGCTCGCCCCGACGAGCGACGCCGGACGAGCGCTGCACGACCGTCACGCCGACTGGTTCGCCCGTCGGTTCCCCGCGCTCTGTACGGACGCCCTCTCGGACCTCGAGCCGGACGTCGCCCGCGCGGTGCTTCGCTCGGTCGACGCCGACGCGGCCCCGGAACTCGCGCTCTCGGCTCACGACTGGCGCGTCGTCGCCGGCGCGGCCTACGGTCCCGGTCTGTTCGACGCCGATCCCGGCCCGTTCCGCGACCTCGTCGTCCGATACTTCGTCGAGAACCCCGACGACGTCGACCTGACCGCCCGCGAGGAGCGCTTGCTCGTCCTGCGCGCCCTGCAGGGCCGGGACTGGGAGTCCGTTGCCGACCGCCTCGAGTACCACTCTACGGGCCAGTGTATGCGCGCGCTCGGCGGGGCGTTCTGTCCGCTGGTCGATCGCTACGGGTCGGACGCGGCGTTAGATGTTCGAGAACGGTTCCTTGAGGAATAGCGGATCGTTTCCACCCTTTTGATCGTTTGAATACCACGAAAGCCCCTGTCGGCATCCGGTCGATGCACTCGCTGCGCGCTCCCACCGGTCGCGTGCTTACGTCGTCCGTCATTCCGGATACTGACAGCCCCTTTCGTGGTAGTCTCAAGCGGATCGGTGCGGAACAACTGTGAGCCGATTCCAACTCACTCCGTGATTCGTCATTCCAGAACGGCCTCGAGCGCGTCCATCGCTCGATCGACCTTTTCGACTTCGGCGTTGTACCCCATGTGACCGAATCGGAGGATGTCGTTCTCAAGGTCGCCCAGTCCGGTCGCCAGCACGACGTCCTCCTCTTCGGCGACCCGTTGCTGGATTTCCACTACCTCGCCGGGCAAGCGGAACGCCGTCACGGTCGGCGAACTCCGCTCCTGATCGGGATAGACCTCGAGCCCCAGTTCGGCGCCGCGCTCGCGACAGCGCTCGGCGGCTTCCTCGTGACGCCGATAAACGCTCTCGAGGCCCTCATCGAGGATCATCTCGACCGCAGTCTCGAGCGCGGCCACGTTCGCGCTCAGGTGGGTGTAGGGGAAGCCGTCGGAGACGTCGCGCCACGGGAGGAAGTTCGTGTACAGCGAGGAGGGATCGCGTTCTTCCATGCGCTCCCACGCTCGGTCGCTGATCGCGGCGGTGGTCAGCCCCGGCGGCGCGCTGAAGCACTTCTGGGACGCCCCGAGACAGACGTTGATTCGGTCGGTCGGTACCGGCGTGCCGCCCAGCGAGGAGACGGCGTCGACGACGCTCAAGACGTCGTGGTCCTCGAGCAGGTCAAGCACGGGGCCGAGATCGTTCAGCGTCCCCGTGGGGGTCTCGCAGTGAACCATCGTCGCCAGTGCGAACGGCTCGCCGGCGTCCGCGGCGTCCTCGAGCGCGCGCTCGATGGCCTCGAGGTCGAGACTCTCGTCGTACGCCGCGGAGACGAGTTCGGCCTCGCCGTCGTAGGATTCGACGAAGTCCGCGAAGCCGTCGCCGTAGAGCCCGTTGGAAATGCAGAGGACGCGGTCGCCGGGTTCGACCAGCGAGGCGATCGCCGCCTCGAGGCCCAGAATTCCCTCGCCGCCGGGGACGACGACATCGTGGTCGGTGTCGTAGACGGTCGCGAGGTCCGCACAGAGCGCCTCGTAGCGCTCCGCGAATTCGGGCTCGAGGTCCGGGTTCGGCTGTTCCGCGGCCATCGCTTCCCTGACCGCCGGCGGCACCGCCGTCGGTCCTGGCGTGAACTTCATGGTCGCTATCGGGTCCGCGTCCCTTAGCCGATTTCGGTGGCGGAGAACGAGTCACCGCGAGCGGTGACGAGAACCGCAGATCGGTTACGAGACCAGCCGTCGGAGCACGAACTCGGGCATCGCCTTCAGGAACCACGCGACGAGTCGCCATCGGCGGGTGACGTAGACGTGGTTCCGTTGCTTGTGGATCGCGCGGGTGATCTGCGCGGCGGCCGTCTCGGGCGCACACTCCCAGAAGCCGCCCATCGAGAGCTCGGTGTCGACATAGCCCGGCTCGACGGTCGTGATCGTCACGTCCGCGTCCCGATCGGCCTGTCGCGCCCGCAGCCCCTCGAGGTACGTCGAGACGTACGCCTTCGAGGCGTTGTACGCCTGCACGCCGCCGACCCCGAAGTGGGCGGCGACCGAGGAGATGCCCACGAGGTGGCCGTCGCCGGCTCGCGCGTGGTCGGGCGTGGTCTCGAAGTACTCCATCGCGGCGGTCGCGATCGCGGTAAAGCCGCGGACGTTGACGTCGATCGTCTCCCGTTCGGTCTCCCACTCGAGGTTCGGGTTCAGCGCCGCCATCCCGGCGCTGATGACGACTACGTCGACCGACGGCATCGCCGCGGCGAGTTCGAAAAAGCCCTCTCGGGCGTCTTCGGTATCGGTGACGTCCATCGTCGCGACGTACGATTGGGTCGACAACCCGGCGCCGATCTCTTGCATGCGTTCCGTCCGGCGGGCCGCCAGCCCGATCTCGTACCCCTCGTCGGCGAGCGCTCGAGCCAGCGCTTCGCCGATGCCCGAGGAGCCGCCGACGATGATCGCTCCGCGCGTCTCGCTCATACGGATGGATTCGGCCGTCAAACCGTAACGATACTGGTGACCGGCAGTCGACGGCGAGGCGGTCTCCGAGCGGTCGCTGTCGGTCAGAAGCGACCGGACCACGAACGAAGGCCGTACGCCTTTGGGCCGGCCCGTCGTCGGTCCCCGTATGGTCGATGCAGTCACGATCCTCGCGGTCGCCCTGCTCGTCGGCGGCGTCGTCGGAACGGTCGCGCCGCTGGTCCCCGGCGGGCTGCTCTCGCTGTCGGGGCTCGCTCTCTACTGGTGGAGTTCCGGCTTCAGTGAGCCCGGGACCCTCACGGTCGCCGTCCTCGCGCTCCTCGCCGTCATGACGATGGTCGCGGAGCTCTTCGGCGGCTCGATCGCCGCTCGAGCGGGCGGGGCCTCGTGGACGACTACCACGATCGCCACCGTCGTCGCCATCGTTCTGATGATCGTCACCGGACCGCTGGGGCTGCTCGTCGGGCTGTTCGGGACGGTCTTCCTCGTCGAGTTCGTTCAGGGCGGCGACGCCGGCGGCAGCGTTCGGTCGGCGGCGTACGCGACCGGCGGCATGCTCGCGTCGACGGCGATTCAGGTCCTACTGACGGTGACGATCCTGCTCGGATTTCTCGTCGCGATCTTCCTCTTCTGATCGCCGCGTTCGCGCGCTGACGCTCTCGCGTCGGTCGGGACGATAGCGCTCCGATTCGTATTCGAGCCGCCGTGACTGCAACTTATCCGGCCACGGACCGTACTCCGTCTATGAGCATGTTCGAACGGCTCGGCGAGAAAGTCGAGCGCTTCAAACAGGAAGCCGTGGCCGCACGCGAGGACAGCGCCGCGTACCGCTGTCGCGACTGTGAGACCCGATTCCACAGCGAGCGGGAGACGTGTCCGGAGTGTGGAAGCGGTGAGGTCGAGCGAGTTTCCGGGGCGACCGAATCGGACGTGGAGATGAACGCGGATCCAGACGAAAGTGCGGAACCGGACACAAACGCGGAGTCAGAGACGAACACCCGAACGGAAGCAGGGTCGGAGACGGGAACGAAAACGGAGTGACGTACTGCCGTCAGTGGCCGAGCGACTGTTGATCGACGATCAGTGCGATCCGAATTAGGGATGCGCGTAGTAGACGACGGTCTCCTCTTCCTCGTCGTCGTGTCGGTCAATTCGCGCGAAACCAACCCGTTCGAACTGCACCATCTCGTCGCTCTCGAGGTCGCCGACGCCGGGTTCCGCGTGGCCGCGCACGTCGCCGTCGGGCGTGCGCATCCGGACGGCGACGCTCTCGCTCGCCGGGGCCCAGTGGACGACGTCGACCTCGCCCTCCCGGACCACGTCGATGTCGTCGGCCGTGTACTCGAGTGCGCCCTCGGCGTACCGGAAACAGCCGAATCCCTTGAGCCAGATGCGTTCGCCGTCTTCGGGGACGTCCTCGGGCTCGAGCATCACGGAGTCGCTGACGGGAATCTCGCGAACGCCTCGCTCCTCGTGGTTGGGATGGAGCGGCGGGTTCGCCTCCGCGGGCGGATCGCCGGAAATCGGGAGCTGGTTGCCCTCGCGGACGAAGAAGCGGCGATCGGTCTCCTCGTCGATCAGGTCGCGGTTGTTCGCGTAGATCGAACTCATCGCGAGGTCGACGTCGCTGGTCGAGGTGCCGAGGCCGGCCATCGCCTCGACGATGGCTTCGCCGCGGATGCCCCGTCGCCGGAGGCTCTTGAGCGTCGGCGCGCGCGGGTCGTCCCAGCCGTCGAGTTCGCCCTCCTCGATCAATTCGGCGATGGTCGACGTGCTCATCTTCACGTCGTAGGCGTCGATCTGGACGTGGCCCCAGTGGACGACTTCGGGGTAGTCCCAGTCGAAGTAGTCGTAGACGAACTGCTGGCGCTTCGCGGAGTCCTGCAGGTCGATCCCGCGGATGATGTGGCTGATCTCGAGTAAGTGGTCGTCGACCCCCGACTGGAAGTCGAGCATCGGCCAGCAGCGGTAGTCGCTGGCCTCCTCGCGGGGATGGGGCGTGTCGATCATCCGGAAGCCGACCCAGTCGCGGAGCGCGGGGTTCTTGTGCTCGATATCGGTCTTGATCCGCAGGACCATCTCGCCGCTGCTGTACTCGCCGTCGACCATGGCCTCGAACTCCTCGCTGACCGTCTCGACGTCCTTCTCGCGGTGGGGACAGGGCTCGCCGCTGTTCTTCAGCTCCGAGAACTCCTCGCCCGAACACGAGCAGGTGTAGGCTCCGCCGAGCTCGATCAGTTCGCGGGCGTGCTCGTAGTAGGTCTCGAGGCGGTCGCTCGCTTTGTAGGTCGCGTCGGGCTCGAAGCCGAGATAGTCGAGATCCTCGAGGATGGCGTCGTAGGCCTCCATATCGGGCCGTTTCGTCTCGGGATCGGTGTCGTCGAACCGAACGCAGAACCAGCCGTCGTAGCGCTCCTTGTACGTGCCGATGACGGCGGGCATCCGGGCGTGGCCGACGTGCCACGGCCCGTTGGGGTTGGGCGCGACGCGCATCCGAATCTCGTCGTACTCCTTCGCGTTGGGGAGGTCGGGGAGGTCGTGTTCGTCTTCCTCGTCCTCGGCCTCGATTTCGGCGAGTTCCTCCGGGGCGAGGTCCTCGAGTCGCTCGCGTTTCTCCTCGTACGAGAGGTCGTTGACTCGGCCGATGACGCCGCCGGCGATCCCCGGGATCTCGTCGCCGTGCTCGCGGAAGTCGGGGTTGTCGCCCATCAACGGCCCCATGATCGCGCCGACGTCGGCGTCGCTCTCGTGTTTGACGGCGTTCAACAGCGCGTGCTTCTCGGCCTCGCGCTCGATGCGCTCGCGCAACTCGTCGTTCATTACGCCCCGATAGTCGTGCCCGGACCAAAACGTCCGCGATGTCGGGTCGTTATCGGTTCGTTGGATTCATTTCGAGTCCTATCCGTTCCGGGACGGGAGTTGACGTGCAGTGGCGCGCGCTGTTGGCTATCCGAGCGACTGCGAGGGGAGCCGATGACGTCGTGCGAGGGATGAGTAAACGAACGCAGTGAGTGAGCGAATCGGCTGGGGAGGGCGTGGTCCTCCCCATTGCCAGCGCGAGCAGAACACATCATTGCCGACAGTCCCTCTGTATTCCTCGAGGCTCAGCCGCTACTCGAGCGATCGCACTCGCACGACCGGAAAAACATCGTCGAAAAGCGCGACCGAACGACGGTACCGAGCGTCTCAGTAGCCGCGTTCGATCAGGTAGTCCGCGATGTCCCGAAGCAACTCGCGGGCCTCGTTGTCCGGCAGGACCTCGAGTCGCTCCTTGCCTTGGGCGACGAGGTCTTGTGCCGTAGTGTTCGCGTACTCGATCGAGCCGGCGGCCTGGAGTTCGGCGACGGCGTCGTCGATCTCGGCTTCGGTGACGGCCTCGACGTCGTTCGTGTCGACCAGATTGTCGACGTCGACGCCCTGATCGCGGGCGTGGACCGTGATCAGCGTCTGTTTGTTCTCGACGAGGTCGCTGCCCCGCTGTTTGCCGAGCTGCTCGCTCGGGACCGTCAGGTCGAGGACGTCGTCCTGAATCTGGAACGCCCGGCCGATGTCGAGCCCGTAGCCGTAGAGGGCGTCGATCGTCTCCTCGTCGGCACCCAGCAAGATCGCCGGGAGACACGCCGAGGCAGCGTACAACACCGCGGTCTTCTGCTCGACCATCTCGAGGTACTCCTCGGGCGAGACGTCCGCGCGTTCCTCGAAGGTGACGTCCAGGGACTGGCCCTCGCAGATCTTGGTGCAGGTCGTCGCGAGCACGTTGAGCGCTTCGACCGACCGGTCGGGTTTCGCGCCGGTCTCGAGCATGATCTCGAACGCCTTCGAGTAGAGCGTGTCGCCCGCCAAAATGGCGGTCTCGAGATCGTACTCTTTGTGGACGGCGGGGACGCCGCGGCGGAGATCGTCGTCGTCCATGATGTCGTCGTGGATGAGGGTAAACGACTGGATGACTTCGACGCTGACCGCCGCGTCCATGATGTCGATGCGGTTCCCGTTTAGCGTCGGAAACTCGCGGTAGTCGGTACTCAGCGGCTCGACGTCCAGCAGCGACTCGGCCACCGTCAGCAGGACGGTCGGGCGCAGTCGCTTGCCGCCGGCGTCGAGTAAGTAGCGCGACGCCTCGTAGAGCCGTTCGGGACGCTGAATCGGTAGCTCCTCCGGAATGGCCTCGTTGACCCGCTCGCGGCGCTCGCGGACGGCCTCGAGCACCGCCTCCTCTCGTGCCTCGGGACTGGTCATATCAGTCGACGAGTTGGATGAGGTTGCCGTTGCGCGTGACGTGGAGATCACGTCCGAGCTGGTACCCCTCGCTCTCACAGAGGTTGACGTAGCTGGAGTAGCCGCTCATATCCTGGTGAGCGGGGATGATGTGCTGGGGCTGGAGGGCGTCGAGCATCTCGTAGTGGCCCTCCTGGTTGAGGTGGCCCGAGACGTGGATGTCGTCGTAGACGCGGGCGCCCTGCATGCCGAGCAGTTTCTCGGCCTGGTAACGCTGACCCTCGTTGGTCGGCTCCGGAATAACTCGGGCCGAGAAGACGACCTTGTCGCCGTCGTCCAGTTCGTACGGCGTTTCGCCGCGAGCCATTCGCGTGAGCATCGCGCGGGGCTCGCCCTGGTGGCCGGTGACGATGGGGAGGTAGTTCTCCTTGCCTTCGTTCATGATCCGCTTGAAGGTGCGGTCGACGGACTTGCGGTGGCCGAACATCCCGAGGTCGTCGGGGAAGTCGACGAAGTCCAGTCGTTCCGCCGTTCCGGAGTACTTCTCCATCGAACGGCCCAGTAGGACGGGCTGGCGGCCGATGTCCTTCGCGAACTCGACCAGCGACGTCACCCGCGAGATGTGACTCGAGAACGTCGTCGCGACGATGCCGCCGTCGTAGTCCTCGATACTGTAGAGGACGTCCCGGAGGTGCTCCCGGGCGACGTTTTCCGAGGGCGTGCGGCCCTTCTTGTTGGCGTTGGTACAGTCCTCGATGTAACACAGCACGCCGTTGCCTTCGCGGCCGATCTCGCGGAACCGCTCCATGTCGATCGGGTCGCCGATGACCGGCGTGTGGTCCATGCGCTTGTCCAGCCCGTAGACGACTGCGCCTTCGGGCGTGTGAAGGACCGGGTTGATCGCGTCGATGATCGAGTGCGTGACGTTGACGAACTCGAGTTCGACCTTGCCGGAGTCGCCGATGGACATCGTCTCGCCGGCGTCCATCTTGATCAGGTCGTTCTCGACGCCGAACTTCTGCTCGCCCTCGATCTGCTGTTTGACCAGTTCGATCGTAAACGGCGTGGCGACGATCGGCGCGTTGTACCGGTGGGCCAGCTTCGAGATGGCACCGATGTGGTCTAGGTGGCCGTGGGTCGGGACGATCGCTTTCACGTCGCCCTCGAGATCCGACATCACTCGGTCGTCGGGGATCGCTCCCATGTCGATCAGATCCAGGCTGTGCATCCGCTCGGTTTCGACGTTGTCGTGGATCAGTACCTGCGAGAGGTTCAGACCCATGTCGAAGATGACGACGTCGTCTCCGGCGCGAACGGCAGTCATCTGCCGTCCGACTTCCTCATAGCCGCCGATTGTTGCGATTTCGATTTCCATAGTTCGTTGTACTGAAAGCCGCGATCGACTCTCATCGAAACGGTCCGCGGACTCCCGGTTGTGCGGCCCCGGCGTCTTACAGCGCGTCGGCCATCCCGCTATGCGCACGGGGAGGCAATCGCCTCCGATCGGCCCACGGTGTCACACCGTCGACCCCGAGCGCACTTGCCCGCGGGTTTCGCTACTGGCCACTACACGCCGGGGTGTTAAAAACGCAGTGGGTTGGGTATCCCGCTCGAGCGCCACCTCCGGAACGTCGAACGCGGCGCGAAGCGGAGCAAAAAGCGGTGACTCGTGTGCGTCGTCGATCACCGACTACGTCTCCGACGAGTCGATCGTCGTCCCCGATTCATCGCCGGCGAGGAACGCGTCCAGCTCCTCGAGGCCGAAGATCGAGGCCTCGGCCTCGAGGGCCAGCAGCGCCTGCACCTTCGCGGCCATGCCGCCGGTGACATCGGTCGCCTCGCTCTCGCCCAGCACGGCTTCGACGTCGTCGTAGTCCGAAATCCGGTCGATCACCCGATCCTCGTCGTCCAGTACGCCCGGCACCGTCGAGCAAAGGCCGATCCGCTCGGCCTCGAGGTCGCGGGCCAGTGCCGCCACGAGTTCGTCGCCGCTGACGACGGTCGCGCCCGCACCCGCGTGGGCGACTAGATCGCCGTGGAGTACGGGGACGAATCCCTCCGCGAGCAGCGTCGCGACCTGCCCGGTCGGTAACTCGAGGTCGCTCTCCGCGTCTCGGTGGGCCGCCGAGAACGGGTGGACCGGCACCGCCTCGACGCCGCGCTCGAGCAGTCGGCCCAGGACGAACCGGTTCAGGGTCGTCATCGCTCCGTGGATGTCGAGGGCGGCGCCGGCGTCGCGGGTCCCCTCGGTGGTCGTGACGCCGTGCTCACTGGCGTTGTGGTGGCCGAAGCTGCCGCCGCCGTGGACGACCACGAGGTCGTCGATGTCGCCGTCGAGCGCCGCGGCGACCGCGTCGGCGGCCCGCTCGAGGGCCTCCCCGTCGAGCGTCTCGGGACGGTCCTTGTCGGTGATGACGCTGCCGCCAAGTTTCAGGACGATCATTCGAGTCGCTCCACCCCCGTCTCGGCGAGTTCGGCGCGGAAGGCGTCCTCGCAGCCCAGCGTGTACGACAACGCCGTCTCGGTCTCATTGGTGTCGTCGAGGCCGACGATACAGCCGCCGCCGCCGGCGCCCGTCAGTTTCGCACCCAGGGCGCCGGCGTCGCGGGCCGCCCAGACCATCGAGTCGAGCGTCCGGGAGGAGACCCCGAGCGCCGAGAGGAGTCCGTGATTGAAGTTCATCAGCCGGCCGAGTTCCTCGATATCTCCCGCAGCGAGGGCGTCCTCGCCGCGCCGGACGATGTCGCCGATGGCTTCGACCGTGTCGGCCGCGAACTCGTACTCCTCGCGGAGGTCGCGGACGCCGGCAACGAGTTCGCCCGTGTCGCCCGCGCCGCCGTCGAAGCCGATCACGATCGGGAGCTCCGGTGCCTCGAGCGAGCGGCAGTCGTCGCCCTCGACGCGGACGGCGCCGCCGGTCGCCGAACAGAACGTGTCGGCTCGGGAGGCCTGCCCGCCCTGAACCTCGTGTTCCGTTCGGTAGGCGCGCTCGGCCAGTTCGTCGATCTCGAGGGTCGTGCCGAGTTCGCGGGTGCCGGCGTCGATGGCGGCGACGGCGACCGCCGCCGAGGAGCCCAGCCCCGCGCCCAGCGGGATGTCGCTCTCGATGGTGACATCGAAGCCGACGTCGTCCTCGCCAGTGACGTCTCGGACCTGCTCGATCGCGCTGTCGACGTACCCCATCGCGGCGTTGAGCAGCGACTCCGAGACGTCGACGTCGGGTCGCCCCTCGGGCTCGCCGGCGTACTCGACCGTGAAGCCGTCCAGGCTCAGGTCCTCGGCGTGAACCCGGAGTTTGCTGTCCGTCCGTTGCTCGACGTCGACCCGCGCCCGTAACTCGATCGCACACGGAACCGCGGGCTCGCCGTAGACCACTGCGTGCTCCCCGAACAAGTATACCTTCCCGGGAGCGCTCGAGACTGCCATGCCCGGCCGTTCGGGCGACGACGGTTAATAGCTATTCGTCTCGCCGCGTTCGACCGCGACCCGGCGGCCCGCCGTCGACAGCGGCGTCGGGGATGTCGGGGGAGTCGGATTTAAGCCCGTGTCGCCGCAACGCGGTCGTAATGGCTCTTGTCTTGCCGAGCGAACTCGTCGTCGACCGCTTTCTCCCCACCGTGCGGGCGATGCTGGCGACACGTCTGGCCGACCGCGGCATGACCCAACAGGAAATCGCAACGAAGCTCGGCGTCACGCAGGCCGCCGTCAGCAAGTACGTCAGCGGCGAGAGCGGCGGCGACGACCGCTTTCGCGACCACCCCGAGACCGTCGCGACCGTCGACCGCATCGCCGACGGCCTCGCCGGCGGCGAGATGGACGGCTACGACGCGCTGTCGGAACTCCTGGCGCTGATCCGCGATCTCGAGGACCGCGGGCCGATCTGCGAACTCCACGAGGAGGAGATGCCAGCGTTGCGAGGACTGGGATGTGACCTCTGCGTCCGCGGCCTCGACCCCGACGTCCGCGCCGAACGCGACGTGCTCGCGAACGTCAGGACGGCCGCGCGGACCCTCGCATCGATCCCCGAGATGGCCGCGGCCGTCCCGAACGTCGGCACCAACGTCGGGATGGCCCTCCCCGACGCGCGCGACGAGACCGACATCGCTGCGGTTCCCGGCCGGATCTACGAGATCGGCCGCCGAATCGAGATCCCCGCCAACCCCGAATTCGGCGCCTCGAAACACGTCGCGACGGCCGTCCTCGCCGCCCGCTCGATCGATCCCGAGGTCCGCGGTGCGGTCAACGTCGCGACCGACGAGGCGCTCCTCGAGGCCGCCCGCGCGCTCGGGTACGACCCCCTCGAGTTCGACGCCGACTACGAGGACCGTGGCGAACACCTCCGGGACCGGTTCGCCGAGCGCGGGAGCGTCCCGCGGGTGGTCTACCATCAGGGCGCGTTCGGTATCGAACCGATCACCTACGTCTTCGGGGAAACGGCCGTCGACGCGGCCGAACTGGTCGCGACGCTCCTCGAGGAAGCGACGACGTAGCCGAAACCGGATTTCACTCGGCTCAGAAGCCGACGAGAGCGCGGTACGGGATGCCGACGGCGAAAATCACGATCAGTGCCGCCGCGGCCAGCATGACTGGTAGCGGGATGACGTCCTCCTCGAAGTGAAACAGCGAATCGATCATAGCCGCCCGTTGTTCGGGTGCTCATGTAACTCCTTTGCTCATCGAGTGTGACTCGAGCACGACACGAGCAGTGCGGCCGCTCGGCGGAACGTGGAGCGATAACGAAAACGGATCAGTATCGATTCCGGTTCGAACGGATTAGACGCCGCTCTCGAAGTCGTCGAGCGAGTAGGACGGCTCGGCGCCGCGTCGATCGAGGACTTCGTTGGCGAGCAGCCAGTAGACGACCGAGAGGGCCTTGCGACCCTTGTTGTTCGTCGGGACGACCAGGTCGACGTTGCTGACCTGGTTGTTCGAGTCACACATCGCGATGACCGGGATGCCGACCGTGATGGCCTCCTTGACGGCCTGGGCGTCGCCGATCGGGTCGGTGACGACCAGCACGTCGGGCTCGATGTAGCCGTCGTACTTGGGGTTGGTCAGCGTGCCCGGGATGAAGCGGCCGGTGCGGGCGCGG containing:
- a CDS encoding DUF456 domain-containing protein; protein product: MVDAVTILAVALLVGGVVGTVAPLVPGGLLSLSGLALYWWSSGFSEPGTLTVAVLALLAVMTMVAELFGGSIAARAGGASWTTTTIATVVAIVLMIVTGPLGLLVGLFGTVFLVEFVQGGDAGGSVRSAAYATGGMLASTAIQVLLTVTILLGFLVAIFLF
- a CDS encoding SDR family NAD(P)-dependent oxidoreductase — protein: MSETRGAIIVGGSSGIGEALARALADEGYEIGLAARRTERMQEIGAGLSTQSYVATMDVTDTEDAREGFFELAAAMPSVDVVVISAGMAALNPNLEWETERETIDVNVRGFTAIATAAMEYFETTPDHARAGDGHLVGISSVAAHFGVGGVQAYNASKAYVSTYLEGLRARQADRDADVTITTVEPGYVDTELSMGGFWECAPETAAAQITRAIHKQRNHVYVTRRWRLVAWFLKAMPEFVLRRLVS
- a CDS encoding glutamate--tRNA ligase, whose translation is MNDELRERIEREAEKHALLNAVKHESDADVGAIMGPLMGDNPDFREHGDEIPGIAGGVIGRVNDLSYEEKRERLEDLAPEELAEIEAEDEEDEHDLPDLPNAKEYDEIRMRVAPNPNGPWHVGHARMPAVIGTYKERYDGWFCVRFDDTDPETKRPDMEAYDAILEDLDYLGFEPDATYKASDRLETYYEHARELIELGGAYTCSCSGEEFSELKNSGEPCPHREKDVETVSEEFEAMVDGEYSSGEMVLRIKTDIEHKNPALRDWVGFRMIDTPHPREEASDYRCWPMLDFQSGVDDHLLEISHIIRGIDLQDSAKRQQFVYDYFDWDYPEVVHWGHVQIDAYDVKMSTSTIAELIEEGELDGWDDPRAPTLKSLRRRGIRGEAIVEAMAGLGTSTSDVDLAMSSIYANNRDLIDEETDRRFFVREGNQLPISGDPPAEANPPLHPNHEERGVREIPVSDSVMLEPEDVPEDGERIWLKGFGCFRYAEGALEYTADDIDVVREGEVDVVHWAPASESVAVRMRTPDGDVRGHAEPGVGDLESDEMVQFERVGFARIDRHDDEEEETVVYYAHP
- the tmcA gene encoding tRNA(Met) cytidine acetyltransferase TmcA: MIVETGATALFEEATAVDERRVLVLAGDRDRGYDTLESVLEALPVPITETTLVGPEDRLRCEHLSQANASELLGTTRTAIALDAHEGLRPNALGKVVGAVDGGGLLVLLTPPLEDWPNRRGAFDESLAVPPFSLDDVTGRFRARLVETLRAHRGIGIVDLETERIVDDGLTEPAPKRVDGSDATSLGAPPNARFPADAYEACLTGDQRDAVAAFESLLESDNPDDSEGQQRAIVLEADRGRGKSSAAGLAAGAFAAEGLDVLVTAPRSRNAAELFDRAGELLETLEADATIDGRTIETGSGGRVRFLEPSTAVERIESAADGDGTGPADIVVVDEAAALPVSVLESLLAADRVAFATTIHGYEGAGRGFSVRFRDRLAESDHEVVDRTLVEPIRYAAGDPVEVWAFRALLLDARPPVEPLVADARPETVAYHSLEPDDLLADDRLLREAFGLLVLAHYRTEPNDLARLLDAPNLEARALVHRPDGADGEPGDGRGDGHVVSVALLAREGNLPPETRAMMYEGGRVRGNMLPDVLTSQLRDEDAGKPAGLRVVRIATHHAARSRGLGSHLLERVREEFTDGLEADDNGDEIDWLGTGFGATPGLLEFWRENGYRTVHVSTTRNDASGEYSALMLAPTSDAGRALHDRHADWFARRFPALCTDALSDLEPDVARAVLRSVDADAAPELALSAHDWRVVAGAAYGPGLFDADPGPFRDLVVRYFVENPDDVDLTAREERLLVLRALQGRDWESVADRLEYHSTGQCMRALGGAFCPLVDRYGSDAALDVRERFLEE
- a CDS encoding FmdB family zinc ribbon protein encodes the protein MSMFERLGEKVERFKQEAVAAREDSAAYRCRDCETRFHSERETCPECGSGEVERVSGATESDVEMNADPDESAEPDTNAESETNTRTEAGSETGTKTE
- a CDS encoding pyridoxal-phosphate-dependent aminotransferase family protein, with translation MKFTPGPTAVPPAVREAMAAEQPNPDLEPEFAERYEALCADLATVYDTDHDVVVPGGEGILGLEAAIASLVEPGDRVLCISNGLYGDGFADFVESYDGEAELVSAAYDESLDLEAIERALEDAADAGEPFALATMVHCETPTGTLNDLGPVLDLLEDHDVLSVVDAVSSLGGTPVPTDRINVCLGASQKCFSAPPGLTTAAISDRAWERMEERDPSSLYTNFLPWRDVSDGFPYTHLSANVAALETAVEMILDEGLESVYRRHEEAAERCRERGAELGLEVYPDQERSSPTVTAFRLPGEVVEIQQRVAEEEDVVLATGLGDLENDILRFGHMGYNAEVEKVDRAMDALEAVLE
- the idsA3 gene encoding geranylfarnesyl diphosphate synthase, with the translated sequence MTSPEAREEAVLEAVRERRERVNEAIPEELPIQRPERLYEASRYLLDAGGKRLRPTVLLTVAESLLDVEPLSTDYREFPTLNGNRIDIMDAAVSVEVIQSFTLIHDDIMDDDDLRRGVPAVHKEYDLETAILAGDTLYSKAFEIMLETGAKPDRSVEALNVLATTCTKICEGQSLDVTFEERADVSPEEYLEMVEQKTAVLYAASACLPAILLGADEETIDALYGYGLDIGRAFQIQDDVLDLTVPSEQLGKQRGSDLVENKQTLITVHARDQGVDVDNLVDTNDVEAVTEAEIDDAVAELQAAGSIEYANTTAQDLVAQGKERLEVLPDNEARELLRDIADYLIERGY